In Cryptomeria japonica unplaced genomic scaffold, Sugi_1.0 HiC_scaffold_305, whole genome shotgun sequence, a genomic segment contains:
- the LOC131045882 gene encoding pathogenesis-related thaumatin-like protein 3.8 produces MAKVSDLALLLVAGMAISLYIQEARAVKFDIKNQCGYTVWAAGLPGGGQQLTQGQTWTVNLAAGTQSARFWGRTGCSFDASGKGTCQTGDCGGQLSCTVSGAVPATLAEYTQSDQDYYDVSLVDGFNIPLSINPTNAQCTAPACKADVNAVCPAELKVAGGCKSACVAFQTDQYCCTGSYTNSCPATNYSMIFKQQCPQAYSYAKDDTATFACPSGTDYTIVFCP; encoded by the exons ATGGCAAAAGTATCAGATCTTGCGCTTCTTCTTGTGGCTGGAATGGCCATATCTCTTTACATTCAAG AGGCGAGAGCAGTTAAGTTTGATATAAAGAACCAGTGCGGGTACACAGTGTGGGCGGCGGGATTACCCGGAGGAGGGCAGCAGCTGACCCAGGGTCAGACATGGACGGTTAATTTGGCGGCGGGGACACAGTCGGCAAGATTCTGGGGTCGAACCGGCTGCTCTTTCGATGCGAGCGGCAAAGGAACCTGTCAAACCGGTGACTGCGGCGGCCAACTGAGCTGCACAGTCTCGGGAGCTGTTCCCGCCACGCTGGCCGAGTACACTCAGAGCGACCAGGACTATTACGACGTGTCGCTAGTGGACGGCTTcaatattcctctttccatcaacccTACCAATGCACAGTGCACTGCCCCTGCATGCAAAGCCGACGTGAACGCTGTGTGCCCTGCTGAATTGAAGGTTGCCGGCGGATGCAAGAGTGCCTGCGTTGCCTTTCAAACAGACCAGTATTGCTGCACTGGCAGCTATACCAACAGCTGTCCTGCGACAAACTACTCAATGATATTCAAGCAGCAGTGCCCTCAGGCCTACAGTTATGCCAAGGACGATACGGCCACATTCGCTTGCCCCTCCGGTACAGACTACACTATTGTATTCTGTCCCTAG